From Pseudomonas sp. StFLB209, a single genomic window includes:
- a CDS encoding tyrosine-type recombinase/integrase, producing the protein MRPRNPENRNLPPRMLKRTRTRKSGKVWTAYYYRTQDGKDIPLGTDINLARLKWADLEAKSVPADMKLLCHIFDRYRDTIIPRKSPRSQSDNLKELKFLRAVFDTAPIDAITPAMIAGYRDARKGKIRANRELALFSHVFNTAREWGLTDRPNPCLGVRKNKEKPRDYYATDQVWNAVYAKATQDLKDAMDMAYLTGQRPADVRFMRRDDVQGDYLFVTQQKTSKRLRIQLETDGARNKLGQLVDRLTSTDGTHSSPYFFVSKRGLRMSSRTLNARWDDARSAAITAAMESDDKGLAGKLAEFQFRDIRPKAASEIDDIGDASTLLGHSKQEMTERVYRRVGAIAKPSR; encoded by the coding sequence ATGCGACCGCGTAACCCTGAAAATCGAAATCTCCCGCCCAGAATGCTCAAACGCACCAGAACCCGCAAAAGCGGCAAGGTATGGACCGCGTACTACTACCGTACTCAGGACGGAAAAGACATACCGCTGGGCACCGACATCAACCTGGCCAGGCTCAAATGGGCAGACCTAGAGGCCAAATCCGTACCGGCCGACATGAAGCTGCTCTGTCACATCTTTGATCGCTACCGAGACACCATCATCCCCCGCAAGTCGCCACGCAGTCAGAGCGACAACCTCAAGGAGCTGAAGTTTCTCAGGGCCGTATTCGACACCGCGCCCATCGATGCGATCACACCGGCAATGATCGCCGGATACCGGGACGCCAGAAAAGGAAAGATCCGGGCCAACCGCGAACTGGCCCTGTTCTCGCACGTCTTCAACACCGCCAGGGAATGGGGCCTCACAGATCGCCCCAACCCCTGCCTGGGCGTGCGCAAGAACAAGGAAAAGCCACGCGACTACTATGCTACCGATCAGGTATGGAACGCCGTCTACGCAAAAGCCACGCAAGATCTGAAAGACGCTATGGACATGGCCTACCTCACCGGCCAGCGTCCAGCTGATGTGCGCTTTATGCGTCGAGATGACGTACAGGGCGACTACCTGTTCGTTACTCAGCAGAAGACCAGTAAGCGATTACGCATCCAGTTGGAAACCGATGGGGCCCGGAACAAGTTGGGCCAATTGGTGGACCGGCTCACTTCCACTGACGGCACGCACAGCTCCCCATACTTTTTTGTCAGCAAACGGGGTCTACGGATGTCATCCCGGACACTCAATGCCAGATGGGACGATGCCAGGAGCGCGGCTATCACTGCGGCAATGGAAAGCGATGACAAGGGGCTGGCGGGCAAGCTGGCTGAGTTTCAGTTTCGGGACATCAGGCCCAAGGCGGCGTCTGAGATTGACGATATTGGGGATGCAAGCACCTTGCTTGGGCATTCGAAGCAGGAGATGACAGAGCGGGTGTATCGGCGGGTTGGGGCGATTGCGAAGCCATCGAGGTGA
- a CDS encoding pentapeptide repeat-containing protein, with product MSSLTTGITATNKKAISSSLPKIDAKSFGAAVAKGVAHFFLGKFEDIADDAADAAASLGLKDNSPEVLAYFLLQKSITSAIYQLLTDSQVINLEETKLNAFQKLIEDNIQEIEVNADFLKNPLNSKFSTVFIDPLTMWLERLGYTVAASKTISQRLPGYIPYALHSEWSSDPQKYELLLKSIDSPFAEAANNESSWILYKSKLQAKLEESIFGEPFGLRQIYIPLNAVYEEKTCKKTSLEADSKKHVVSLIDELDDWVSEENSKLTIRTISGGPGSGKSSFSKIYAAHVFENKSIKTIFIPLHFIDPTRDFSEEVGRFVKDEGLLKYNPIAKEHLSENLLVILDGLDELASQGQAAAVTAKNFVRSVQQTVDRLNLQKSLIKVLFSGREVVIQNNESEFRLPGQVLTILPYHEPSKIKSHYNDPKNLLEVDLSELWWKNYGDLIGKPFTGLPKDLQRDDLREITAQPLLNYLLALSYCRGRLNFNTGVNLNEIYSDLVEAIYERGYEKGRRHESIRSIDLQNFLLILEEIGLAAWHGDGRTTTISEIEHYCREGGFSDQLDAFQDGAKAGITSLLAAFFFRQHGSRPKGDPTFVFTHKSFGEYLAARRITRAISDIIEERGRRDAIGRRKGRGWSDQECLKHWAEICGPTALSPNILRFLRYEIVLMDSNDCEEAQSCLTNLFNVVLRNAMPMEKVTTLPSFEAAMFQARNAEEALLASLNACARRNNKISLIEHPNQTAFGTWLKRIQEQRNGPQSALVLDCLSWLNLDSTCFDFADLWGANISHSTFRSAHGYKVMLSSAKANNTDFSESSFEGGFFSHTYFTDSNFEDAKLWGANFTSCDFGKSNFIRAKLGNADFKDARTDKCDFTDAESTRKGIAKSKRVKPKTS from the coding sequence ATGTCTAGCCTTACAACCGGAATCACAGCTACTAATAAAAAAGCCATTAGCTCCAGTCTGCCAAAAATTGATGCGAAATCATTTGGTGCCGCTGTAGCTAAAGGTGTTGCTCATTTTTTTTTAGGAAAATTTGAAGACATAGCAGATGACGCTGCAGATGCTGCCGCATCACTAGGATTGAAAGACAATTCACCGGAAGTACTTGCATATTTTCTACTGCAAAAAAGTATAACATCTGCTATTTATCAATTACTTACTGATTCTCAAGTGATAAATCTGGAAGAAACTAAGCTTAACGCTTTCCAGAAGTTGATAGAAGATAATATTCAAGAGATTGAAGTTAATGCGGATTTTTTGAAAAATCCGTTAAACAGCAAGTTTTCGACTGTATTCATTGATCCACTGACAATGTGGTTAGAGCGGTTAGGCTACACCGTAGCAGCCTCAAAAACCATATCGCAACGACTACCAGGCTACATCCCTTACGCACTTCACAGTGAATGGTCAAGCGACCCTCAGAAATATGAATTACTTCTAAAGAGCATAGACTCTCCATTCGCCGAGGCCGCAAATAACGAAAGTTCCTGGATTCTGTATAAATCCAAGCTTCAAGCAAAACTGGAAGAGAGTATTTTTGGTGAGCCGTTCGGGCTACGTCAAATTTATATTCCACTTAACGCTGTATATGAAGAGAAAACTTGCAAAAAAACAAGCCTCGAAGCAGACTCAAAAAAACATGTCGTCAGCTTGATAGATGAGCTAGATGATTGGGTAAGCGAGGAGAACTCAAAGCTTACAATTCGCACAATAAGTGGCGGGCCAGGAAGCGGAAAGTCCTCTTTTTCAAAGATATACGCAGCCCATGTTTTTGAAAATAAATCAATAAAAACCATATTCATACCACTGCATTTTATTGACCCCACCAGAGACTTTTCTGAAGAGGTTGGACGCTTTGTCAAAGATGAAGGGCTTTTAAAATACAACCCTATCGCCAAAGAACACCTAAGCGAAAATTTATTAGTTATACTAGATGGATTGGATGAGCTTGCAAGTCAAGGGCAAGCCGCGGCAGTAACAGCAAAAAATTTTGTCAGAAGCGTTCAGCAAACAGTTGATAGACTAAACTTACAAAAAAGCCTAATTAAAGTTCTTTTCAGCGGCCGAGAAGTAGTGATTCAAAATAACGAAAGTGAATTTCGACTTCCCGGGCAAGTACTCACTATACTTCCTTATCATGAGCCATCAAAAATAAAGTCCCACTATAACGACCCCAAAAATCTGCTAGAGGTCGACCTTAGCGAATTATGGTGGAAAAATTATGGGGACCTGATAGGAAAGCCATTCACTGGACTGCCAAAGGACTTGCAGCGGGATGACCTCAGAGAGATAACAGCCCAGCCACTGTTAAATTATTTGTTGGCATTAAGCTACTGCCGAGGTAGACTAAACTTCAATACCGGCGTCAATTTAAATGAAATTTATAGCGACCTAGTAGAAGCTATTTACGAAAGAGGCTATGAAAAAGGAAGGCGGCATGAATCAATCCGAAGCATAGATCTTCAGAATTTCCTTTTAATACTAGAAGAAATAGGTCTAGCCGCTTGGCATGGAGACGGTCGCACCACTACTATAAGCGAAATTGAGCACTATTGTCGCGAGGGAGGATTCAGTGATCAACTTGATGCGTTCCAAGACGGTGCAAAAGCAGGAATAACATCTCTCTTAGCTGCTTTCTTCTTCCGACAGCATGGCTCTCGCCCAAAAGGAGATCCAACCTTCGTATTCACCCATAAGAGTTTCGGTGAATATCTGGCCGCCAGAAGGATTACCCGAGCGATCAGCGACATCATCGAAGAGCGAGGACGAAGAGATGCTATAGGACGGAGAAAAGGGCGCGGCTGGAGCGATCAAGAGTGTCTTAAGCACTGGGCTGAAATTTGCGGACCAACTGCGCTCTCCCCAAACATACTGAGGTTCTTGCGGTACGAAATCGTCCTAATGGATAGCAATGATTGCGAAGAGGCTCAGAGCTGCCTTACGAACCTATTCAATGTCGTACTCAGAAACGCCATGCCGATGGAGAAAGTTACGACCCTACCAAGCTTTGAAGCCGCGATGTTCCAGGCAAGAAACGCGGAAGAAGCTTTGCTAGCATCATTAAATGCATGCGCAAGGCGCAATAACAAAATTTCCTTGATAGAGCACCCTAACCAAACGGCATTTGGCACGTGGCTCAAGCGAATCCAAGAACAGCGCAACGGCCCACAATCCGCCCTAGTTCTTGACTGTCTATCTTGGCTCAACCTTGACAGCACTTGCTTCGACTTTGCAGACTTGTGGGGGGCGAATATATCACACTCAACGTTCCGATCTGCTCATGGATATAAAGTTATGCTCTCATCGGCAAAGGCCAACAATACCGACTTCTCCGAGTCTTCATTCGAAGGCGGCTTTTTCTCCCACACATATTTCACTGACTCTAACTTCGAAGATGCTAAGCTTTGGGGCGCAAATTTCACATCATGCGACTTTGGAAAATCAAATTTTATAAGGGCAAAGCTTGGTAATGCGGACTTCAAAGATGCTCGCACTGACAAGTGTGATTTTACAGATGCCGAATCTACTAGGAAAGGCATTGCAAAATCAAAACGAGTCAAGCCCAAAACTTCATAG
- a CDS encoding pyocin activator PrtN family protein: MNKTKHPQLRLLPAPDAATLDMLYRTFNDVLVPLEKVRTQYFRNLNEQSFLAELNSGRIQLPILTLDTSRKAIKYVHLRHVAALIDICAYRADENLSALTSAPDESPD, from the coding sequence ATGAACAAGACCAAACACCCCCAACTGCGCCTGCTACCCGCGCCGGACGCGGCCACGCTGGACATGCTCTACCGCACCTTCAATGACGTGCTGGTGCCACTGGAAAAGGTCCGCACCCAGTATTTCCGCAACCTCAACGAACAGTCGTTCTTGGCGGAATTGAACAGCGGCCGCATCCAGCTGCCCATCCTCACCCTGGACACCAGCCGCAAGGCCATCAAGTACGTCCACCTGCGCCACGTCGCAGCTTTGATCGACATCTGCGCCTATCGGGCAGATGAAAACCTGTCGGCGCTCACCAGCGCGCCCGACGAATCACCCGACTAA
- a CDS encoding DUF4224 domain-containing protein: METEILSDDELAELTGYKSRAGQRRWLDRHHWVYIESRGKRPLVGRHYVRMKLGIIPVQHQALTPPAAAAWTPDFSRVN, from the coding sequence ATGGAAACTGAAATACTATCGGACGACGAACTGGCAGAGCTGACCGGCTACAAATCCCGAGCCGGGCAACGCCGATGGCTCGACCGCCATCACTGGGTTTACATCGAAAGTCGCGGCAAGCGGCCACTGGTCGGCCGCCACTACGTGCGAATGAAACTGGGCATCATCCCCGTCCAGCATCAAGCCCTCACCCCACCTGCAGCAGCGGCATGGACGCCGGACTTTTCCAGAGTGAACTGA
- a CDS encoding phage antirepressor KilAC domain-containing protein, translating to MDSTLAKAASHLGLSRPQLIRQMRDKGLLTTDNLPAQPNRDRDYLHVKEGHWWHPQLGMQYSRSTRVTPAGIRWPAVQLGIELAPVPPDNRHVA from the coding sequence ATGGACAGCACACTCGCCAAAGCCGCCTCCCACCTCGGCCTCAGCCGACCGCAACTGATCAGGCAGATGCGCGACAAGGGCCTGCTGACCACTGACAACCTGCCGGCCCAGCCGAACCGCGACCGCGACTACCTGCACGTCAAAGAAGGCCACTGGTGGCACCCGCAACTGGGCATGCAGTACAGCCGATCAACCCGCGTCACCCCGGCGGGCATTCGCTGGCCGGCCGTGCAACTGGGCATCGAGCTTGCGCCAGTACCGCCAGACAACCGGCACGTGGCCTAG
- a CDS encoding DNA cytosine methyltransferase: MNELALFAGAGGGLLGSHLLGWRTVCAVERDAYAAQVLAQRQNDGALPPFPIWSDIRAFDGSPWRGLVDVVSGGFPCQDISAAGKGHGITGSRSGLWKHMARVIGEVRCEYVLLENSPLLVGRGLAVVLGDLAALGYDAQWACLSAADCRAPHKRDRIWLVAHANGQWQPQSTRQQRHRRLGPEQRRETMAQPQHPAQMADPGRLDGQRLITEGTDPQDRREPDPGPPGPYRHGFQPWPPEPGMGRVADGVAHRLDRLKALGNGQVPRVAAAAFTLLDDRP, translated from the coding sequence ATGAATGAGCTGGCTCTTTTCGCAGGCGCTGGTGGCGGGCTACTCGGCAGCCACCTGCTGGGCTGGCGCACCGTCTGCGCCGTTGAGCGTGATGCCTACGCCGCACAGGTTCTGGCGCAACGACAAAACGATGGCGCCCTGCCGCCTTTCCCGATTTGGTCTGACATCCGAGCCTTTGACGGCAGCCCATGGCGAGGCCTTGTTGACGTGGTTTCGGGCGGATTTCCTTGCCAGGACATCTCCGCCGCAGGCAAAGGCCACGGCATCACCGGCAGCCGATCCGGACTCTGGAAACACATGGCAAGAGTCATCGGTGAAGTTCGATGTGAATACGTCCTGCTGGAAAACTCACCGCTGCTTGTGGGACGAGGCCTTGCCGTGGTCCTCGGTGACCTTGCCGCGCTGGGGTACGACGCGCAGTGGGCTTGTCTCTCAGCGGCAGACTGCCGAGCGCCCCATAAACGCGACCGCATCTGGCTTGTGGCCCACGCCAACGGTCAATGGCAACCACAATCAACCCGGCAGCAGCGACACCGCCGGCTGGGGCCTGAGCAGCGCCGCGAAACAATGGCGCAACCCCAACACCCGGCCCAAATGGCCGACCCCGGTCGCCTCGATGGCCAAAGGCTCATCACCGAAGGCACTGACCCGCAAGACCGGCGCGAGCCGGATCCGGGACCGCCTGGACCATACCGTCATGGCTTCCAACCATGGCCACCTGAACCCGGAATGGGTCGAGTGGCTGATGGGGTGGCCCATCGGCTGGACCGACTTAAAGCCCTTGGCAATGGACAGGTTCCACGAGTGGCAGCGGCAGCATTCACGCTACTCGACGACAGACCCTGA